The Deltaproteobacteria bacterium genomic interval ACTAGGAGCTCGTACGGGTCCTGGGCAGCACACGCAGCAGGAGGACGAGCCCCGTCACCCAGAACAGGTTTGCCCCGACCGCGGCGGCCGGCACGAGGAGGTCGAGACGTCCGGCGAGCGCGAAGAGGACGGGGAAGACGTGCCAGTCGCGCGTGGTGAGCGGCGAGAGCACCCGGTCGAGGAGCCGGTTGTCCCAGCCCGCCACGCGCCCGCGGCGCGCCTCGGTCGCGTCGCTCCAGCTGATCATCACGAACGCACCCAGGACACCCAGGAGCAGCGCCGCCAGCGACGGCCACCCCGGGGCGCTGCCGGCGCGCGCGACGCGCAGGGTGATCCCGCCCAGGACCGCGACGTGCACGACCGTGTCACCCGTCACGTCGAGCCAGTGGCCGAGGCGCGACTCGGCGAAGCGGAGGCGCGCGAGCTCACCGTCCGAGCAGTCGAGCACCCCCGAGATTTCCAGCAGGACGATCGCCGCCACCACCGGCGCCACGCCCGGCACACCGAGGAGGAGGCCGCCGGCGACCCCGAGGGCGATGCCGATCACCGTGACCACGTTCGGCGTGATGGGCGTGCGGATGAGGAGACGGGTGAGCGGCCGCGACAGGCGGCGGAGGAGGCCGTCCAGGTAGCCGTCACGCGGGTTCTCGAGGGCGCTCAAGAGGGCCTGCTCGAGGCCGGCGCTACCCGCGCGCCGGAGCGTGCCGGCGCCGGGGCCGAGTTGCGCCCCGCCGTTCCCGGCGACCAGCGGTCCCGGCGCGACCCGCACGCGCGCGCCGTCCGCCTCGACCTCGAGCACCTCCCCGGGGCGGGCGCGCGCCTGGAGGTCGCGCACCAGGGCCGGGTCGATGACCGTCCCCGCGCCGATCACGAACCGGAGCGCGTCGTCGGAGGGCGGCGTCAGCCTCGGGGCGGTGGAGAGTGCGCAGCGGATGCGGGGGTCCGCCGGAGGCGCGAGCGGCCCGACGAGCGTGCAGCGCTCCACACCGCCCCGCTGGAGCGCCAGGATCGTGCGCACGAGGAGCGGCACGCGCGCCACCGGACGGAGTGGATCCCCCGCCTCGGGAAGAATGATCGCCTCGCGGATGGGGGGAGCGTCGGTCACGGCTCGATGCGCGGCAGCACCTCGCGCTCGGCGCGCGCCACGTCCTCGGGGAAGTCGATCTCCGTCCAGGGCATGCCGTCCACGCGCTCGAAGCCGACCACGACGCGCTCTAGGAGCTCCGGGTAGATCTCCTCGTGCTCGATCGCGGTGTGGCCGGCGGCGACGCGGAGCTCGAGCAGCTCGTGCAGCACGCGTGCCGCGCCCGCCGCGAGCTTCAGGAACCCGACCGACTCGCCGGCGAGCTCGTACCCGGGCGCCCCGCCGCGGGCGATGTCCATCACCCGCTCGCCGCGCACGAGGAGCATCTGCTCCTCGCCCGTCGGCTCGACGCTGGCATCGAGGAGGAAGCAGTTCCGGTGCGGCGACCCGACCAGACGCGCGATCATGGCGGGCGGGCAGAGGACGTCCGCGTCCATCACGAGGACGGGGCCGTCGAGCAGCTCGCGCGCCGTCCACAGCGAGAGGATCGCGCCCTCGCGAAAGCGCGGGTTCGAGAGGTAGCCCAGCCGGATGCCCCGCGGCCCGTCGCCGACGGCCGCGCGCACGGCGTCCTCGCCGAAGCCGACCACGACGACCGCCTCGCGCACGCCCGCGGCGGCGAGCCCCTCGAGGAGCCGCACGAGCAGGCTCTTTCCGCCGATCTCGATCAGGCACTTCGGCCGGCCGTTCGAGAAGCCGAGGAGGCGCTTGCCGACGCCGGCGGCGAGGAGGATCGCGGTCACGCGCCCAGCACCTCGGCGAGCGCCGCGAGGAAGCGCTCGAAGTCCGCGCGCGCGAGCTGCCCCATGTTGGCGACGCGGAAGATCTCGCGCGCGAGCCGGCCCTGACCCTCGTAGACAACGAAGCCGCGCGCCTTGAGCCCGTCGTGGAGCGCGTCGTACGTCCGCCCGGCGGGAAGCCAGAGCGAGGTGAGCGAGTTGGAGCGGCGCACGGGCGGGAGGACGAAGCCGAGGCCGAGCCTCGTGAAGCCGTCGCGCAGGAGCCTGGCTGCCGCCGCGTAACGCGCGACGCGCGCGGCCACGCCTTCCTCCAGGAGCTCGGCCAATGCCTCGTCCAGGGCGTAGGCGAGCTGCACCGCCGGCGTGAAGGGGACGTTGCGGCGCTCCTGCGCCCCGTGGTGGACGGGCAGCGAGAGGTAGAGCGAGCGCCGTGGGTAGGTCGCGAGGCGCGCCATCGCCTCTTCGCGCACGAGGACGAAGGCGAGCCCCGGGAAGGCCTGGATGCACTTGCCGCCCGTGCCGACGACCAGGTCGGCCTCCGCGACGTCGAGCGCGTCGCCCGCGAGCCCGCTCACCGAGTCGACCAGCACGAGCTTCCCCCGCGCGTGCGCGAGGCGGCCGACCTCGGCGACCGGGTTGAGGAGCCCGGTCGTCGTCTCGTGGTGCACGACCGCGACCGCCTCGACGTCGGGCGCGCCGAGGGCGCGCTCGACCGCGGCCAGGTCCGGCGGCTCGGTCCACGCGCCCTCCACCACCGTGTGCGGCAGGCGCGCCGCCGCGGTCATGGCGGCGATGCGCTCGCCGTAGACGCCGTTCGAGACCACCACCAGCCGCCCGCGCGCGGAGAGGACGCTCGTGA includes:
- a CDS encoding aminotransferase class V-fold PLP-dependent enzyme; the encoded protein is MILLNPGPVNVSPRVTAALARGDLCHREPEYGDLQASIRSRLVRAFAPAGGFTAVLITGSGTAALEAAVTSVLSARGRLVVVSNGVYGERIAAMTAAARLPHTVVEGAWTEPPDLAAVERALGAPDVEAVAVVHHETTTGLLNPVAEVGRLAHARGKLVLVDSVSGLAGDALDVAEADLVVGTGGKCIQAFPGLAFVLVREEAMARLATYPRRSLYLSLPVHHGAQERRNVPFTPAVQLAYALDEALAELLEEGVAARVARYAAAARLLRDGFTRLGLGFVLPPVRRSNSLTSLWLPAGRTYDALHDGLKARGFVVYEGQGRLAREIFRVANMGQLARADFERFLAALAEVLGA
- a CDS encoding CDP-alcohol phosphatidyltransferase family protein: MTDAPPIREAIILPEAGDPLRPVARVPLLVRTILALQRGGVERCTLVGPLAPPADPRIRCALSTAPRLTPPSDDALRFVIGAGTVIDPALVRDLQARARPGEVLEVEADGARVRVAPGPLVAGNGGAQLGPGAGTLRRAGSAGLEQALLSALENPRDGYLDGLLRRLSRPLTRLLIRTPITPNVVTVIGIALGVAGGLLLGVPGVAPVVAAIVLLEISGVLDCSDGELARLRFAESRLGHWLDVTGDTVVHVAVLGGITLRVARAGSAPGWPSLAALLLGVLGAFVMISWSDATEARRGRVAGWDNRLLDRVLSPLTTRDWHVFPVLFALAGRLDLLVPAAAVGANLFWVTGLVLLLRVLPRTRTSS
- a CDS encoding phosphocholine cytidylyltransferase family protein — protein: MTAILLAAGVGKRLLGFSNGRPKCLIEIGGKSLLVRLLEGLAAAGVREAVVVVGFGEDAVRAAVGDGPRGIRLGYLSNPRFREGAILSLWTARELLDGPVLVMDADVLCPPAMIARLVGSPHRNCFLLDASVEPTGEEQMLLVRGERVMDIARGGAPGYELAGESVGFLKLAAGAARVLHELLELRVAAGHTAIEHEEIYPELLERVVVGFERVDGMPWTEIDFPEDVARAEREVLPRIEP